One Salvelinus namaycush isolate Seneca chromosome 29, SaNama_1.0, whole genome shotgun sequence genomic region harbors:
- the LOC120024121 gene encoding transcription cofactor vestigial-like protein 2, producing MSCLDVMYQVYGPPPQPYFSAAYSPYHHQKLAFYSKMQEAQESISGSSSFSNLAGPTIKEEDCAREKDHPPEAEYLNSRCVLFTYFQGDISSVVDEHFSRALNQPTSYVPGSVSNKSIRGRPTSTSRRDGSFPMSQRSFPPSFWNSAYQPSSMSSALGASHSEIPFPGDPYSSATLHSHLHHATPEPWHHSHHHHHHHPYSLGGAIGTQGSTYPRPSMHEVYGTHFDPRYSSLLVPSVRPLRLPQSTVPGPSASPCDIGKSEPTSSAWTGTFTGAGADISQSIGLNVDAARRYTLCGGKILS from the exons ATGAGCTGCTTGGATGTTATGTATCAAGTGTATGGTCCACCACCTCAGCCTTATTTTTCTGCAGCATATAGCCCATATCATCACCAG AAATTGGCATTTTATTCCAAAATGCAAGAAGCGCAAGAGAGCATCAGCGGGAGCAGCTCGTTCTCGAACCTCGCGGGTCCGACGATAAAGGAGGAGGACTGCGCGCGCGAGAAAGATCACCCTCCGGAGGCCGAGTACCTGAACTCGCGGTGCGTGCTCTTCACCTACTTCCAGGGGGACATCAGCTCAGTGGTGGACGAGCACTTCAGCCGGGCCCTCAACCAGCCCACCAGCTACGTCCCCGGGTCGGTCAGCAACAAGTCCATACGAGGTAGACCTACATCCACCTCTCGGAGAG ATGGATCATTCCCGATGAGCCAGAGGAGTTTCCCTCCGTCCTTCTGGAACAGTGCGTACCAGCCCTCCTCCATGAGCAGTGCCTTAGGAGCCTCCCACTCAGAGATACCCTTCCCTGGGGACCCTTACTCCTCCGCCACCCTACACAGCCACCTCCACCATGCTACCCCAGAGCCCTGGCACcactcacaccaccaccaccaccaccacccctactcACTTGGCGGGGCCATCGGCACCCAGGGCTCCACCTACCCTCGACCCAGCATGCATGAGGTGTATGGCACGCACTTTGACCCCCGCTACAGTTCTCTGCTGGTGCCCTCCGTACGGCCGCTCCGGCTCCCTCAATCCACTGTCCCCGGGCCGAGCGCCTCACCGTGTGACATTGGGAAGAGTGAGCCAACCAGCTCGGCCTGGACCGGGACCTTCACCGGGGCAGGGGCAGACATCAGCCAGAGCATCGGCCTCAATGTAGACGCAG CTCGACGCTACACCCTCTGTGGCGGAAAAATCCTCAGCTGA